A part of Rhinoderma darwinii isolate aRhiDar2 chromosome 1, aRhiDar2.hap1, whole genome shotgun sequence genomic DNA contains:
- the LOC142751505 gene encoding pericentriolar material 1 protein-like isoform X2: MEEVCSPHLLTSIRRMVLTLTQQNDESKEFVKFFHKQLGSILQDSLAKFNNKKLKDCGEDLLVEISEVLFNELAFFRLMQDLDNTSSSMQSRSQQISDADVLQSFSKEARKMFEDEESTETREIDDEDKDKDETEIAKPQTKNIDVSEAHSGRSDISEDEDGNEKMPLSISLSKAETQALTNYGSGEDENEEEENSEFEAGLVDVQTSLEANSENTEEHEKEAVLNNSSKEMAKCKNIEILTSQETGDDKTSEEDLKCSPDNVSPDNISAPLLLLKEGDLSGAVDVDTKSSLASAESSGPGSPATDSPVLVNEYETGSGNLSQKSDEDDFVKVDDLPLKLTLPKTALVAEMEKEELKNHLCDEILNFNCQGNGAEELAGDALSLKEPESFGAHSA; encoded by the exons ATGGAGGAAGTCTGCTCTCCTCATCTCCTGACTTCTATTAGGAGAATGGTTCTGACTCTAACCCAGCAGAATGATGAGAGCAAAGAATTTGTGAAATTCTTTCACAAGCAGCTAGGGAGCATACTACAG GATTCATTGGCAAAGTTTAACAATAAAAAGTTGAAGGACTGTGGAGAAGATCTTCTTGTTGAAATTTCGGAAGTGCTGTTCAATGAGTTAGCCTTTTTCAGGCTGATGCAAGACCTGGACAATACCAGCAGCTCAATGCAAAGCAGAAGCCAACAAATATCTGATGCTGATGTTTTGCAGTCTTTCTCGAAAGAG GCAAGGAAAATGTTTGAGGATGAAGAAAGCACTGAAACCCGAGAGATTGATGATGAAGACAAG GACAAAGATGAAACGGAGATAGCAAAACCGCAAACTAAAAATATTGATGTATCGGAAGCTCACAGTGGAAGATCTGACATTTCAGAGGATGAAGATGGAAATGAAAAAATGCCTCTGTCCATCA GTTTATCCAAAGCTGAAACACAGGCATTAACCAATTATGGCAGCGGTGAAGATGAGAATGAAGAAGAGGAGAATTCGGAGTTTGAGGCAGGACTGGTAGATGTACAGACGTCACTTGAAGCGAACAGTGAAAATACAGAGGAACATGAAAAGGAGGCA GTTTTGAACAATAGTTCAAAGGAAatggcaaaatgtaaaaatattgagATCCTGACCAGTCAGGAAACAG GAGATGACAAAACATCTGAGGAAGACCTGAAATGTTCACCTGACAACGTTTCTCCAGACAACATATCTGCTCCACTGCTGCTGTTAAAAGAGGGTGATCTGTCTGGAGCTGTCGATGTCGACACCAAGTCCTCTCTGGCATCCGCTGAAAGCTCCGGACCCGGCAGTCCAGCAACTGATTCCCCCGTGTTAGTTAATGAATAT GAAACCGGTTCTGGAAATTTGAGTCAAAAATCTGATGAAGATGACTTTGTAAAGGTTGACGACTTGCCTCTTAAACTAACCTTACCTAAG ACAGCGCTAGTGGCTGAGATGGAGAAAGAGGaactgaaaaaccatttatgtgaTGAGATACTCAATTTTAATTGTCAAGGTAATGGTGCTGAGGAGTTGGCAGGAGACGCGCTGTCCCTGAAAGAGCCTG AAAGTTTTGGAGCCCATTCTGCCTGA
- the LOC142751505 gene encoding pericentriolar material 1 protein-like isoform X1 codes for MEEVCSPHLLTSIRRMVLTLTQQNDESKEFVKFFHKQLGSILQDSLAKFNNKKLKDCGEDLLVEISEVLFNELAFFRLMQDLDNTSSSMQSRSQQISDADVLQSFSKEARKMFEDEESTETREIDDEDKDKDETEIAKPQTKNIDVSEAHSGRSDISEDEDGNEKMPLSISLSKAETQALTNYGSGEDENEEEENSEFEAGLVDVQTSLEANSENTEEHEKEAVLNNSSKEMAKCKNIEILTSQETGDDKTSEEDLKCSPDNVSPDNISAPLLLLKEGDLSGAVDVDTKSSLASAESSGPGSPATDSPVLVNEYQETGSGNLSQKSDEDDFVKVDDLPLKLTLPKTALVAEMEKEELKNHLCDEILNFNCQGNGAEELAGDALSLKEPESFGAHSA; via the exons ATGGAGGAAGTCTGCTCTCCTCATCTCCTGACTTCTATTAGGAGAATGGTTCTGACTCTAACCCAGCAGAATGATGAGAGCAAAGAATTTGTGAAATTCTTTCACAAGCAGCTAGGGAGCATACTACAG GATTCATTGGCAAAGTTTAACAATAAAAAGTTGAAGGACTGTGGAGAAGATCTTCTTGTTGAAATTTCGGAAGTGCTGTTCAATGAGTTAGCCTTTTTCAGGCTGATGCAAGACCTGGACAATACCAGCAGCTCAATGCAAAGCAGAAGCCAACAAATATCTGATGCTGATGTTTTGCAGTCTTTCTCGAAAGAG GCAAGGAAAATGTTTGAGGATGAAGAAAGCACTGAAACCCGAGAGATTGATGATGAAGACAAG GACAAAGATGAAACGGAGATAGCAAAACCGCAAACTAAAAATATTGATGTATCGGAAGCTCACAGTGGAAGATCTGACATTTCAGAGGATGAAGATGGAAATGAAAAAATGCCTCTGTCCATCA GTTTATCCAAAGCTGAAACACAGGCATTAACCAATTATGGCAGCGGTGAAGATGAGAATGAAGAAGAGGAGAATTCGGAGTTTGAGGCAGGACTGGTAGATGTACAGACGTCACTTGAAGCGAACAGTGAAAATACAGAGGAACATGAAAAGGAGGCA GTTTTGAACAATAGTTCAAAGGAAatggcaaaatgtaaaaatattgagATCCTGACCAGTCAGGAAACAG GAGATGACAAAACATCTGAGGAAGACCTGAAATGTTCACCTGACAACGTTTCTCCAGACAACATATCTGCTCCACTGCTGCTGTTAAAAGAGGGTGATCTGTCTGGAGCTGTCGATGTCGACACCAAGTCCTCTCTGGCATCCGCTGAAAGCTCCGGACCCGGCAGTCCAGCAACTGATTCCCCCGTGTTAGTTAATGAATAT cAGGAAACCGGTTCTGGAAATTTGAGTCAAAAATCTGATGAAGATGACTTTGTAAAGGTTGACGACTTGCCTCTTAAACTAACCTTACCTAAG ACAGCGCTAGTGGCTGAGATGGAGAAAGAGGaactgaaaaaccatttatgtgaTGAGATACTCAATTTTAATTGTCAAGGTAATGGTGCTGAGGAGTTGGCAGGAGACGCGCTGTCCCTGAAAGAGCCTG AAAGTTTTGGAGCCCATTCTGCCTGA